The following is a genomic window from Lysinibacillus sp. G4S2.
GAAGTCTAGTTAAAGAAGATTATGAATCCGTTAAAGAATTGATTGGTGAAGCATTTGGTTTCAACGAATTTATTAAGGATAAGAAATTTTTAGATTCTGTATTAACCATCTATCTTCAAGGTTGTATTTTAGAAAGCTCATTTAGCAAAGTAGCAGAAAAAGACAATAAGGTGATTGGTATTATTTTGGGTGATTCAAAAAAAGACAAAAACCGTTTAAAGAAAGCTCATAATATTTTCAGCCTTGCCACTTCCATGCTTAAAGCACTTATGACTAATAAGGAAAATAAAAAATTCATGAAAGAGTTTGGAAAGGTTCAAGAGGCATATAAAGAGCTTATAAACGGAAAAGAAAATGATTTTCAAGGTTGTATAGAATTATTTATTGTATCGGGGGAATCAAGAGGTCTTGGGGTTGGGAAGGCTCTAATGAATCATCTGTTTAATTATATGGAAAGTATGGATGTAAAATCTTTATATTTATATACAGATAATAGATGTAACTATGGATATTATGACAGTCAAAACTTCGATCGTATAGATGAAAAAGAAATTCAATTTGATAAAACGAAA
Proteins encoded in this region:
- a CDS encoding GNAT family N-acetyltransferase yields the protein MEKVIYRSLVKEDYESVKELIGEAFGFNEFIKDKKFLDSVLTIYLQGCILESSFSKVAEKDNKVIGIILGDSKKDKNRLKKAHNIFSLATSMLKALMTNKENKKFMKEFGKVQEAYKELINGKENDFQGCIELFIVSGESRGLGVGKALMNHLFNYMESMDVKSLYLYTDNRCNYGYYDSQNFDRIDEKEIQFDKTKENLNVFLYSYDF